A single Actinomadura algeriensis DNA region contains:
- a CDS encoding DUF1330 domain-containing protein: protein MAVDPTGEGLKRFLAEDPGGPVVMLNLLRFREGGEKSYARYSKTVGELILGRYDSEVLYYGKGSTALVAEDGQAWDAVLLVRYPSREVFARMVADPDFQAVAHFRSEALSEAVLQATVPLG, encoded by the coding sequence ATGGCGGTCGATCCGACCGGCGAGGGGCTGAAGCGGTTCCTCGCGGAGGACCCCGGCGGGCCGGTGGTGATGCTCAACCTGCTGCGCTTCCGCGAGGGCGGGGAGAAGAGCTACGCCCGGTACTCGAAGACGGTCGGCGAGCTGATCCTCGGACGGTACGACTCCGAGGTGCTCTATTACGGCAAGGGCTCGACGGCGCTGGTCGCCGAGGACGGGCAGGCGTGGGACGCCGTCCTGCTGGTGCGGTACCCGTCCCGCGAGGTGTTCGCGCGGATGGTCGCCGACCCCGACTTCCAGGCCGTCGCGCACTTCCGCTCCGAGGCGCTCAGCGAGGCCGTCCTGCAGGCGACCGTCCCGCTCGGCTGA
- a CDS encoding NAD(P)H oxidoreductase yields the protein MTTALLVVAHPRADSLTARVAGRAGERLVAAGHRVDVLDLHAEGFDPRMTSADEPDWSDPGKTYSPGTREHMRRLDAADAIVVVFPVWWFGLPAILKGWVDRVWNYGFAYGGGRSRLAGKRMAWIGLAGYPRDHFTEAGWDRSVERHLRDGIARFCDIEDVSVHLVYDTVSGRPHTEHIAAAEAGLDALLG from the coding sequence ATGACGACGGCGTTGCTGGTCGTGGCGCATCCTCGCGCGGACTCGCTCACCGCCCGGGTGGCCGGGCGGGCCGGGGAGCGGCTCGTGGCGGCCGGTCACCGCGTCGACGTCCTCGACCTGCACGCCGAGGGCTTCGACCCGCGGATGACGAGCGCCGACGAGCCGGACTGGTCGGACCCCGGCAAGACCTACTCGCCGGGCACGCGAGAGCACATGCGTCGGCTCGACGCCGCGGACGCGATCGTCGTCGTCTTCCCCGTCTGGTGGTTCGGGCTCCCGGCCATCCTGAAGGGCTGGGTGGACCGGGTGTGGAACTACGGCTTCGCCTACGGCGGCGGCCGTTCCCGCCTCGCCGGCAAGCGCATGGCCTGGATCGGCCTGGCCGGTTACCCGCGCGACCATTTCACCGAGGCCGGATGGGACCGCTCCGTGGAACGCCACCTGCGGGACGGCATCGCCCGGTTCTGCGACATCGAGGACGTCTCGGTGCACCTGGTGTACGACACGGTCTCCGGCCGTCCGCACACCGAGCACATCGCCGCGGCGGAGGCCGGTCTGGACGCGCTCCTCGGCTGA